In one window of Isachenkonia alkalipeptolytica DNA:
- the remA gene encoding extracellular matrix/biofilm regulator RemA, with protein MSGGLINIGFGNIVAVNRIVAIVSPESAPIKRMIQEARERSMLVDATYGRRTRAVIVTDSEHIILSAIQPETVAQRLENREKEEQEIPVEIDIEQEED; from the coding sequence ATGAGCGGCGGATTAATAAATATCGGATTCGGAAATATTGTGGCGGTGAACAGAATCGTTGCCATTGTCAGTCCCGAGTCGGCACCGATCAAACGGATGATTCAGGAGGCCCGAGAAAGAAGCATGCTGGTGGACGCCACCTATGGAAGGCGTACCCGGGCCGTGATTGTCACTGACAGTGAACATATAATACTATCAGCGATTCAACCGGAGACCGTGGCTCAGCGCTTAGAGAACCGGGAAAAGGAAGAACAGGAAATTCCGGTGGAAATAGATATAGAGCAAGAGGAAGACTAA
- a CDS encoding YicC/YloC family endoribonuclease yields MLISMTGFGRGEARVGNKTFSIEVKSVNHRYLDMNIRMPKQFLNFEEPMRKLIKEQVRRGKVDVFVNYETLESSKGEVKVDLELAKGYYEGLKAIGEHLSITDDVNTLAIGRMPEVLSLETGEEEEKVIEEGIHSALTQGLSHLSAMRKNEGEKTEQDLAHRLEEVKASLEIIENLAPTQVEQYREKLMERIGELVQNQIDIDEERIQGEVVFFADKSNINEEVVRLKSHGEEFHKTLSLREPMGRKLDFILQEMNREINTIASKSHSMEISREVVQVKSALEKMREQVQNIE; encoded by the coding sequence ATGTTAATCAGTATGACCGGTTTTGGAAGGGGAGAAGCCCGGGTTGGGAATAAAACCTTTTCCATTGAGGTAAAATCTGTTAATCATCGTTATCTGGATATGAACATCCGTATGCCTAAACAATTTTTAAACTTCGAAGAACCCATGCGAAAATTGATTAAAGAACAAGTGCGAAGAGGAAAAGTGGATGTATTTGTAAATTATGAAACCTTAGAAAGCTCCAAGGGGGAAGTGAAGGTGGATTTGGAACTGGCCAAGGGATACTATGAAGGCCTCAAAGCCATTGGAGAGCACCTCTCCATTACCGATGACGTAAACACCCTGGCCATCGGACGAATGCCCGAGGTTCTTTCCCTTGAAACCGGGGAAGAGGAGGAAAAGGTGATTGAAGAGGGGATTCATAGTGCTCTGACCCAGGGTCTGAGTCATCTTTCCGCCATGCGTAAAAATGAGGGGGAAAAAACAGAACAGGACTTGGCCCACCGGCTAGAAGAGGTGAAGGCATCCCTAGAGATCATTGAAAATCTTGCCCCCACCCAGGTGGAGCAGTACCGGGAGAAGTTGATGGAGCGCATCGGAGAGCTGGTACAAAACCAAATAGACATTGATGAAGAACGAATTCAGGGAGAAGTGGTGTTCTTTGCAGATAAAAGTAATATCAACGAAGAGGTGGTACGGCTGAAAAGTCATGGAGAAGAGTTTCATAAAACCCTAAGCCTCCGGGAACCCATGGGAAGAAAGCTGGATTTTATTCTCCAGGAGATGAACCGGGAAATCAACACCATCGCCTCAAAGTCTCACAGCATGGAAATATCCAGGGAAGTCGTCCAGGTAAAAAGCGCCTTGGAAAAAATGCGGGAGCAGGTTCAAAATATCGAATAA